A genome region from bacterium includes the following:
- a CDS encoding TetR/AcrR family transcriptional regulator, with protein MARTNARAAERGGAEKLRWVKLPRQARSQEKLERFIAAAERLINERGFQATSVPEIAREAGCSVGLFYTRFRDKQELLRYLFEHYLGEAVATARAVLRPERFRDVPAAELVRQAVAGMVRIHRARPGLVYAFYEMVPVDPVLGARVLEVHREIEALARDALAARGDEIGHSDAELAARFGIRLVVGVLQQRALASRTMPAGDDLTWQQVNDELVRALLAYLGLAAASPPAPPRSRPVLRAARRSGGDADE; from the coding sequence ATGGCGAGGACGAACGCGCGGGCGGCGGAGCGAGGTGGGGCGGAGAAGCTGCGCTGGGTGAAGCTGCCGCGACAGGCGCGCAGCCAGGAGAAGCTGGAGCGCTTCATCGCCGCCGCCGAGCGATTGATCAACGAGCGCGGTTTCCAGGCGACGTCGGTGCCGGAGATCGCGCGCGAGGCCGGCTGCTCGGTGGGCCTGTTCTACACCCGCTTCCGCGACAAGCAGGAGCTGCTCCGCTACCTCTTCGAGCACTATCTCGGCGAGGCGGTGGCGACGGCGCGCGCGGTGCTGCGGCCGGAGCGCTTTCGCGACGTGCCGGCGGCCGAGTTGGTGCGCCAGGCCGTGGCCGGCATGGTGCGCATCCACCGCGCCCGGCCCGGCCTCGTCTATGCGTTCTACGAGATGGTGCCGGTCGATCCGGTGCTGGGCGCGCGCGTGCTCGAGGTGCACCGCGAGATCGAGGCGCTGGCGCGCGACGCGCTGGCGGCGCGGGGCGACGAGATCGGCCATTCCGACGCCGAGCTGGCGGCCCGCTTCGGCATTCGCCTGGTGGTCGGAGTGCTGCAGCAGCGGGCCCTGGCCAGTCGGACGATGCCGGCGGGCGACGACCTCACCTGGCAGCAGGTGAATGACGAACTGGTGCGCGCGCTGCTCGCGTACCTGGGCCTGGCCGCGGCCTCGCCGCCGGCGCCGCCGCGCTCGCGCCCGGTGCTGCGCGCCGCCCGCAGATCCGGAGGAGACGCAGATGAGTGA
- a CDS encoding acyl-CoA dehydrogenase family protein — protein sequence MFELTEPQRMMQDMVRQWCDRELRPRLAELESGARLPYDLMRDLVRQFGLAEVARASLEKRVRTLRQREASGAPESGPSGGLGEMLADGDAGGDPLLFAILAKELCRCSPGFASSWGVSLALAGGAIIAKGTADQIERWGMPVATLEKIGAWCLTEPNAGSDAFGSMHTTARPDGDDYVLTGQKTFITNGPYADVFVVYAKVDRGQPRAEMAVNTFILERGMPGFTQGKPFRKMGMRDSPTGELFFDGVRVPRANLLGGREKTAEGRADTKESLGNERSGLPAMAWGIIEECYERSLAYVKQRRQFGRAIGEFQAVQLDLADMYVKLKNVEAIAFRTAWMQRKGIRDVAFVNASKAYCSQMAVDVALKAIQLHGGNGYMEEYHIEKLARDAKLLELGAGTTHINYLTAARALLDLA from the coding sequence ATGTTCGAGCTGACCGAGCCGCAACGGATGATGCAGGACATGGTGCGCCAGTGGTGCGACCGCGAGCTGCGGCCGCGCCTGGCGGAGTTGGAATCGGGGGCGCGGCTGCCCTACGACCTCATGCGCGACCTGGTGCGCCAGTTCGGGCTCGCCGAGGTCGCCCGCGCGTCACTCGAGAAGCGGGTGCGGACGTTGCGCCAGCGCGAGGCCAGCGGCGCGCCGGAGTCGGGGCCGAGCGGCGGCCTCGGCGAGATGCTCGCCGATGGCGACGCCGGTGGCGACCCGTTGCTGTTCGCCATCCTCGCCAAGGAGCTGTGCCGCTGCTCGCCCGGTTTCGCGTCGAGCTGGGGCGTGTCGCTGGCGTTGGCCGGTGGCGCCATCATCGCCAAGGGCACCGCCGATCAGATCGAGCGCTGGGGCATGCCGGTGGCCACCCTGGAAAAGATCGGCGCCTGGTGCCTGACCGAGCCCAACGCCGGCAGTGATGCCTTCGGGTCGATGCATACCACGGCACGGCCCGACGGCGACGACTACGTGCTCACCGGCCAGAAGACGTTCATCACCAACGGCCCGTATGCCGACGTGTTCGTCGTCTACGCCAAGGTCGACCGTGGCCAGCCACGCGCCGAGATGGCGGTGAACACTTTCATCCTCGAGCGTGGCATGCCGGGTTTCACCCAGGGCAAGCCGTTCAGAAAGATGGGCATGCGTGACTCGCCCACCGGCGAGCTGTTCTTCGACGGTGTCCGGGTCCCCAGGGCCAACCTGCTCGGCGGCCGCGAAAAGACCGCCGAGGGCCGCGCCGACACCAAGGAGTCGCTCGGCAACGAGCGCTCCGGCCTGCCGGCGATGGCCTGGGGCATCATCGAGGAGTGCTACGAGCGCAGCCTCGCCTACGTGAAACAGCGGCGCCAGTTCGGCCGCGCCATCGGCGAGTTCCAGGCGGTGCAACTCGACCTCGCGGACATGTACGTGAAGCTGAAGAACGTCGAGGCGATCGCCTTCCGCACCGCCTGGATGCAGCGCAAGGGCATCCGCGACGTCGCCTTCGTCAATGCCTCCAAGGCCTACTGCTCGCAGATGGCGGTCGACGTGGCCCTGAAGGCGATCCAGTTGCACGGCGGCAACGGCTACATGGAGGAGTACCACATCGAGAAGCTCGCCCGTGACGCCAAGCTGCTCGAGCTCGGCGCCGGCACGACCCACATCAACTACCTGACGGCGGCGCGCGCGCTGCTCGACCTGGCGTGA
- a CDS encoding AMP-binding protein, with the protein MTTPSRVGRLRAAARVAGALARLARPGRPATLAAQIAAHARRTPQRLALRCGEARWTWRALDEDAGRRAGALAARGARRGETIALALGNTPETLISVAACARLGIAAAVLPNGIGGHALRHALAACAPRWVIVSDDARAAFATLPPALAPTLLAPADLRGDQIAPALPAADEATLLYLFTSGTTGLPKAARITVRRFRRFAAGFAFAICRLRRADVVYLALPLTHATGLLAAWGASVVAGATLALRPHFSASAFWSDCREVGATVVPYIGEICRYLVASPPQADERRHGVRLFYGAGLRADVWRALQARFAIPEIVEFYGSTEGNVGLVNLEGRPGMLGRLLPRQAVVRVDDGGTPVRDRRGHLLRVDPGASGLLIGRIDRANRFDGYTDADATAAKLLRDPFGDGHDWFSTGDLVRRHPGRWVSFVDRLGDTFRWKGENVSTTEVAEELLRCPGVAEAIVYGVEVAGCEGRAGMAAVVPTADFSPARLAAHVVAALPRHARPLFLRLLEAPDLTASFKYVKGRLQREAYDPRLVGDPLFRLDEARGDYAPLR; encoded by the coding sequence GTGACCACCCCGTCCCGTGTCGGGCGCCTGCGCGCCGCGGCGCGCGTCGCCGGCGCGCTGGCGCGTCTCGCGCGCCCCGGCCGCCCGGCGACCCTCGCCGCCCAGATCGCCGCGCACGCGCGGCGCACGCCGCAGCGACTCGCCCTGCGCTGCGGCGAGGCACGCTGGACCTGGCGCGCCCTGGACGAAGACGCGGGACGGCGCGCGGGCGCGCTCGCCGCGCGCGGCGCCCGCCGAGGCGAGACCATCGCCCTGGCGCTCGGCAACACGCCGGAGACGCTGATCTCGGTCGCCGCCTGCGCCCGCCTCGGCATCGCGGCGGCGGTGCTGCCGAACGGCATCGGCGGCCACGCATTGCGCCATGCCCTCGCCGCCTGCGCCCCGCGCTGGGTCATCGTCTCCGACGACGCGCGCGCCGCCTTCGCGACCCTCCCGCCGGCGCTCGCGCCCACTCTCCTCGCCCCCGCCGATCTGCGCGGCGACCAGATCGCGCCGGCGCTCCCGGCGGCGGACGAGGCGACGCTCCTCTACCTCTTCACCTCGGGCACCACCGGCCTGCCGAAGGCGGCGCGCATCACCGTCCGGCGCTTCCGCCGCTTCGCCGCCGGTTTCGCCTTCGCCATCTGTCGCCTGCGTCGCGCGGATGTCGTCTACCTGGCCCTGCCGCTGACCCACGCCACCGGCCTCCTCGCCGCCTGGGGCGCCAGTGTCGTCGCCGGCGCCACCCTCGCCCTCCGCCCCCACTTCTCGGCCTCGGCCTTCTGGTCCGATTGCCGGGAGGTCGGCGCCACGGTCGTCCCCTACATCGGCGAGATCTGCCGCTATCTGGTCGCGTCGCCGCCGCAGGCCGATGAGCGCCGGCACGGCGTCCGCCTCTTCTACGGCGCCGGCTTGCGGGCCGATGTCTGGCGGGCGTTGCAGGCGCGCTTCGCGATCCCCGAGATCGTCGAGTTCTACGGGTCGACCGAGGGCAACGTCGGCCTGGTGAACCTCGAGGGTCGCCCCGGCATGCTCGGCCGCCTGCTGCCGCGCCAGGCGGTGGTGCGCGTCGACGACGGAGGCACGCCGGTGCGGGATCGGCGCGGCCACCTGCTGCGGGTCGACCCAGGCGCGAGCGGTTTGCTGATCGGACGGATCGACCGCGCCAACCGCTTCGACGGGTACACCGACGCCGACGCCACCGCCGCGAAGCTGCTACGCGATCCCTTCGGCGACGGCCACGACTGGTTCAGCACCGGCGATCTCGTGCGGCGGCACCCCGGCCGTTGGGTCTCGTTCGTCGACCGCCTCGGCGACACCTTCCGCTGGAAGGGCGAGAACGTCTCGACGACCGAGGTCGCCGAGGAGTTGCTGCGCTGCCCCGGGGTCGCCGAGGCCATCGTCTACGGCGTCGAGGTCGCGGGCTGCGAGGGCCGCGCCGGCATGGCCGCGGTCGTCCCCACCGCCGACTTTTCGCCCGCCCGCCTCGCGGCACATGTCGTCGCCGCCCTGCCGCGCCACGCCCGCCCGCTCTTCCTGCGCCTGCTCGAGGCGCCCGACCTCACCGCGAGCTTCAAGTACGTCAAGGGGCGTCTGCAGCGCGAAGCCTACGACCCGAGGCTCGTCGGCGATCCCCTCTTCCGCCTCGACGAGGCGCGCGGCGACTACGCCCCGCTCCGCTGA
- a CDS encoding cytochrome c3 family protein, translating to MSGTATATIGRGWRGAAFVGVCLALLVGAGRAAADDDACLACHGDATLRREAGERAGSSVFVDVAALAGSMHGDLDCVDCHADASDDHPPRLAAPDCASCHEDEQAEYAATLHGAAAAAGVADAPSCASCHGGHDVRAADDPRSRVSRQRIPATCGACHADDAFNARRPVRINRPLAGYQHSVHFASLLADGTGASCTDCHAAHRLYPSADPRSTTSRGNIAATCGHCHDQVAEVYAASIHGRAVEHGNADAPTCVDCHGEHDIRAPDDPESSVYPSRVAEASCVRCHESERISRRYGLAAGRLRSYLDSYHGLASRGGSTTVANCASCHGIHDIRPSSDPRSSVNKANLPRTCGQCHPGAGANFALGAIHAGIGVDNGEHPLVSLVRRLYLALIILVIGGMAAHNGLDFARRFGLPRLPYGRDVLRFTRGERLQHGLLAVSFIVLAYSGFALKFPDAWWAAPFEWLGRGEDTRRLVHRAAAVVMVGLGVYHLAWLALARRGREQRRAMWPGRQDLRDLGQMLRYYLGRADRGAAFGRFSYAEKAEYWALIWGSAVMTATGFALWFATWSLRLVPKWALDLATVVHYYEAWLATLAIVVWHFYWVIFNPQIYPMSLVWWHGRLSREAMAHEHPRELAEIDRAGASPSDDA from the coding sequence ATGAGCGGAACGGCGACGGCGACGATCGGCCGCGGGTGGCGCGGCGCGGCATTCGTCGGCGTCTGTCTCGCGCTGCTGGTCGGCGCGGGGCGTGCGGCGGCGGACGACGACGCCTGCCTGGCGTGCCACGGCGACGCGACGCTGCGGCGCGAGGCGGGCGAGCGCGCCGGCAGCTCCGTGTTCGTGGACGTCGCGGCTCTCGCCGGGTCGATGCATGGCGACCTCGACTGCGTCGACTGCCATGCCGATGCCAGCGACGACCATCCGCCGCGCCTCGCCGCGCCGGACTGCGCCTCCTGCCACGAGGACGAACAGGCGGAGTATGCCGCCACCCTGCACGGCGCGGCGGCGGCGGCGGGGGTCGCCGACGCGCCGAGCTGCGCGAGCTGCCACGGCGGCCACGACGTCCGCGCCGCCGACGATCCGCGCTCGCGGGTGTCCCGGCAACGGATTCCCGCCACCTGCGGCGCCTGCCACGCCGACGACGCGTTCAACGCCCGCCGGCCGGTGCGCATCAACCGGCCGCTGGCCGGGTACCAGCACAGCGTGCACTTCGCCAGCCTGCTCGCCGACGGCACCGGCGCGAGCTGCACCGACTGCCATGCCGCGCACCGGCTGTATCCCTCCGCGGATCCGCGCTCGACCACCAGCCGCGGCAACATCGCCGCCACCTGCGGTCACTGCCACGACCAGGTCGCCGAGGTGTACGCGGCGAGCATCCACGGGCGCGCGGTGGAGCACGGCAATGCCGACGCGCCGACCTGCGTCGACTGTCACGGCGAGCACGACATCCGCGCCCCCGACGACCCCGAGTCGTCGGTCTACCCGTCGCGGGTCGCCGAGGCGTCGTGCGTGCGCTGCCACGAGTCGGAGCGCATCTCGCGTCGCTATGGCCTCGCCGCCGGCCGACTGCGCAGCTATCTCGACAGCTACCACGGCCTGGCCAGCCGCGGCGGTTCGACGACGGTGGCGAACTGCGCCAGTTGCCACGGCATCCACGACATCCGGCCGTCGAGCGATCCGCGCTCCTCGGTGAACAAGGCGAACCTGCCGCGGACCTGCGGCCAGTGTCATCCCGGCGCGGGCGCGAACTTCGCCCTCGGCGCCATCCATGCCGGGATCGGCGTCGACAACGGCGAGCACCCGCTGGTGAGCCTGGTGCGGCGGCTCTACCTGGCGCTGATCATCCTGGTCATCGGCGGCATGGCGGCGCACAACGGCCTCGATTTCGCCCGCCGATTCGGGCTGCCGCGCCTGCCCTACGGGCGGGACGTGCTGCGCTTCACCCGCGGCGAGCGGTTGCAGCACGGGCTGCTGGCGGTCTCCTTCATCGTGCTCGCCTACAGCGGCTTCGCGCTCAAGTTCCCCGACGCGTGGTGGGCGGCGCCGTTCGAATGGCTCGGCCGCGGCGAGGACACCCGGCGGCTCGTCCATCGCGCGGCGGCGGTGGTGATGGTCGGGCTCGGCGTCTATCACCTGGCGTGGCTGGCGCTCGCCCGGCGGGGGCGCGAGCAGCGGCGCGCCATGTGGCCGGGGCGCCAGGATCTGCGCGACCTCGGGCAGATGCTCCGCTATTACCTCGGGCGGGCCGACCGCGGCGCGGCGTTCGGCCGTTTCAGCTACGCGGAGAAGGCCGAGTACTGGGCGCTGATCTGGGGCAGCGCGGTGATGACCGCCACCGGCTTCGCGCTCTGGTTCGCCACCTGGAGCCTGCGCCTGGTGCCGAAGTGGGCGCTCGATCTGGCGACCGTGGTGCACTACTACGAAGCCTGGCTGGCGACCCTGGCGATCGTCGTCTGGCACTTCTACTGGGTGATCTTCAACCCGCAGATCTATCCGATGAGCCTCGTCTGGTGGCACGGACGCCTGTCGCGCGAGGCGATGGCGCACGAGCACCCGCGCGAGCTGGCGGAGATCGACCGCGCCGGAGCGTCGCCGTCCGACGACGCGTGA
- a CDS encoding glycosyltransferase family 39 protein, with amino-acid sequence MASRDDQGLAFATDARLEAWASRPWTVPAVLVLAAGLRLAHLLAFRHSPFFATLTLDARYYDLWAQRIAGGAWVGREAFWVDPLYAYVLAGAYAVGGHDLLWPRLLNIACGVATAWLAARIARRVWGSSLAAVAAALAVALFVPAIHFEAQVEKTALSVLLLAAALDGFLAGSGRAIALAGVALGLSVLARGNALAFLPLAAVALALGWDRDPGDPLTASAARRWRRAAVFLACAVPWILLATLHNYLASGELVPTTTNLGINLYLGNHAGNQYGYYEPPDFLHASTDSEAHDFRAEAARRGAGTLSDRALSAYWTRQTLAALAADPALALRRAVHKLQLALNDDEVPDSEDVVIVAAWSPLLRAPLLWFGQLIALATLGAVVGWRRRAVRVLVAVAVVYLASLLPFFIFARLRIQLLPPLAVLGGGALAWLAATVRARQGRPLAIVAAILAAAALVTWHQPAWMAQRRIGSLAIGWHNMGAGFAEHGQREQARDAFARAAAIDPAAVPASLRMLATYYREDGDYPRAEETLRQLIAVRPDSRSARSALDALYAVMLADPRWRDDAALARRRAAFASGGTGSGASSGSGGVAAAPPPVVAAAPAGARWQLAGDERGRFVATLAAQPPGTGAWIAFDGRDAAARTLAQQLAAAFTAAGWSVRGMSEAPFPLRAGLFVFAADETPSPAAAAVTTALEAAHLPAAVASGYRDYATDRRRADPTWSGFQLAPDQDFLIAVGRPAS; translated from the coding sequence GTGGCCAGCCGCGACGATCAGGGGCTCGCGTTCGCGACCGACGCCAGGCTCGAGGCGTGGGCGAGCCGGCCGTGGACGGTGCCGGCGGTGCTGGTATTGGCGGCGGGGCTGCGGCTCGCCCACCTGCTGGCCTTTCGCCACTCGCCCTTCTTCGCCACGCTCACCCTCGACGCGCGCTACTACGACCTCTGGGCGCAGCGCATCGCCGGCGGCGCCTGGGTCGGGCGCGAGGCGTTCTGGGTCGATCCGCTCTACGCCTACGTGCTCGCCGGCGCGTACGCGGTCGGCGGCCACGACCTGCTGTGGCCGCGGCTGCTGAACATCGCCTGCGGCGTCGCCACCGCCTGGCTCGCGGCGCGCATCGCCCGCCGCGTCTGGGGCTCGTCGCTGGCGGCCGTGGCCGCGGCGCTGGCGGTGGCGCTGTTCGTGCCGGCGATCCACTTCGAGGCCCAGGTCGAGAAGACGGCGCTCTCGGTGCTGCTGCTGGCCGCGGCGCTCGACGGGTTCCTCGCCGGCAGCGGGCGCGCCATCGCGCTCGCCGGCGTCGCGCTCGGCCTCTCGGTGCTGGCGCGCGGCAATGCCCTCGCCTTCCTCCCGCTGGCGGCGGTGGCGCTGGCGCTGGGGTGGGACCGCGACCCCGGCGATCCGCTGACCGCCAGCGCGGCGCGGCGCTGGCGGCGCGCCGCTGTGTTCCTCGCCTGCGCCGTGCCGTGGATCCTGCTGGCGACGCTGCACAACTATCTCGCCAGCGGCGAGCTGGTGCCGACCACCACCAACCTCGGCATCAACCTCTACCTCGGCAACCATGCCGGCAATCAGTACGGCTATTACGAGCCGCCGGACTTCCTCCACGCCAGCACCGACAGCGAGGCGCACGACTTCCGCGCCGAGGCGGCGCGCCGCGGCGCCGGGACGCTGTCGGACCGCGCCCTCTCCGCCTACTGGACGCGGCAGACGTTGGCGGCGCTGGCCGCCGATCCGGCGCTCGCGCTCCGGCGCGCCGTCCACAAACTGCAACTGGCCTTGAACGACGACGAGGTGCCCGACAGCGAGGACGTGGTGATCGTCGCCGCCTGGTCGCCGCTGCTGCGCGCGCCGCTGCTGTGGTTCGGCCAACTCATCGCGCTGGCGACGCTGGGGGCGGTCGTCGGCTGGCGCCGCCGTGCCGTGCGCGTGCTGGTGGCGGTGGCCGTGGTGTACCTCGCCAGCCTGCTGCCGTTCTTCATCTTCGCCCGCCTGCGCATCCAGCTCCTGCCGCCGCTGGCGGTGCTCGGCGGCGGCGCCCTCGCCTGGCTCGCGGCGACGGTGCGCGCCCGCCAGGGGCGGCCGCTGGCGATCGTCGCCGCGATCCTCGCGGCGGCGGCGCTGGTCACCTGGCACCAGCCCGCCTGGATGGCGCAACGGCGCATCGGCTCGCTGGCCATCGGCTGGCACAACATGGGCGCCGGCTTCGCCGAGCACGGCCAGCGCGAACAGGCGCGCGACGCCTTCGCGCGCGCCGCCGCGATCGACCCCGCGGCCGTTCCCGCCTCGCTGCGCATGCTGGCCACCTACTATCGCGAGGACGGCGACTATCCGCGCGCCGAGGAGACCCTGCGCCAGCTCATCGCCGTGCGCCCCGACAGCCGCTCGGCGCGCAGCGCGCTGGATGCCCTCTACGCCGTCATGCTCGCCGATCCGCGCTGGCGCGACGACGCAGCGCTGGCGCGCCGCCGCGCCGCGTTCGCCAGCGGCGGCACCGGCAGCGGCGCGAGCAGCGGCAGCGGCGGGGTCGCGGCGGCGCCTCCGCCCGTCGTCGCCGCGGCGCCCGCCGGCGCCCGCTGGCAGCTCGCCGGCGACGAGCGCGGCCGGTTCGTCGCCACGCTCGCCGCCCAGCCGCCGGGCACCGGCGCCTGGATCGCCTTCGACGGCCGCGACGCGGCGGCGCGCACGCTGGCGCAGCAACTCGCCGCGGCCTTCACCGCCGCGGGATGGTCGGTGCGCGGCATGAGCGAAGCGCCGTTCCCGTTGCGCGCCGGGCTGTTCGTCTTCGCCGCCGACGAGACCCCGTCGCCGGCCGCCGCGGCCGTCACGACGGCCCTCGAGGCCGCGCACCTGCCGGCCGCGGTGGCATCGGGCTACCGCGACTACGCCACCGACCGCCGCCGCGCCGATCCCACCTGGTCGGGGTTCCAACTCGCGCCCGACCAGGACTTCCTCATCGCCGTCGGACGCCCGGCATCGTGA
- a CDS encoding phosphate starvation-inducible protein PsiF: MTRILTGLTLALLLAGPALALTAQQEKMKTCNAEAAEKHLTGDARKSFMKDCLGAAGGTQHAALTPQQQKMKDCNASATAQHLKGEPRKEFIAACLKK; this comes from the coding sequence ATGACGCGCATCCTCACCGGACTCACCCTGGCGCTGCTGCTCGCCGGCCCGGCGCTGGCGCTGACCGCGCAGCAGGAGAAGATGAAGACGTGCAACGCCGAGGCGGCGGAGAAGCACCTCACCGGCGACGCCCGCAAGTCCTTCATGAAGGACTGCCTCGGCGCCGCCGGGGGCACCCAGCACGCGGCGCTGACCCCGCAGCAGCAGAAGATGAAGGACTGCAACGCCAGCGCCACCGCGCAGCACCTCAAAGGAGAGCCGCGCAAGGAATTCATCGCCGCATGCCTCAAGAAGTGA
- a CDS encoding enoyl-CoA hydratase/isomerase family protein, with protein MSDLVLTEQREHVRLLTFNRVEKRNAFDNAMYRATTAALAAALADPSVRVVVLTGAGETFCAGQDFSEMSVAEGAEHGFPACLRTLIDYDKPIVAAVNGVGIGLGLTILLHTDVNYIAEGARLRAPFVTLGVVPEAASSLLLPIVVGQQRAAELLFTARWIDAAESVAMGLAYAVVPRAQLLETAMAKAAEIAANPPAAVRHTKRLLRAWRRQAILDARQREDEAFAERLGTPENMEAIAAFFERRPPKFD; from the coding sequence ATGTCCGACCTCGTCCTGACCGAGCAGCGCGAGCACGTCCGCCTCCTCACCTTCAATCGCGTCGAGAAGCGCAACGCCTTCGACAACGCGATGTACCGCGCCACGACGGCGGCGCTCGCGGCGGCGCTCGCCGACCCGTCGGTGCGGGTGGTCGTGCTCACCGGCGCCGGCGAGACCTTCTGCGCCGGCCAGGACTTCAGCGAGATGTCGGTCGCCGAGGGCGCCGAGCACGGCTTTCCCGCCTGCCTGCGCACGTTGATCGACTACGACAAGCCGATCGTCGCCGCCGTCAACGGCGTCGGCATCGGCCTCGGCCTCACCATCCTCCTCCACACCGACGTCAACTACATCGCCGAGGGGGCGCGCCTGCGGGCCCCGTTCGTCACTCTCGGCGTGGTGCCGGAAGCGGCGTCGAGCCTGCTGCTGCCGATCGTCGTCGGCCAGCAGCGCGCCGCCGAGCTGCTGTTCACGGCGCGCTGGATCGACGCCGCCGAGAGCGTCGCCATGGGCCTGGCCTACGCCGTCGTGCCGCGCGCGCAGTTGCTGGAGACGGCGATGGCCAAGGCGGCCGAGATCGCCGCCAACCCGCCCGCCGCGGTGCGCCACACCAAGCGCCTGCTGCGCGCCTGGCGGCGGCAGGCCATCCTGGACGCCCGCCAGCGCGAGGACGAGGCCTTCGCCGAGCGCCTGGGCACGCCCGAGAACATGGAAGCGATCGCCGCCTTCTTCGAACGGCGGCCGCCGAAGTTCGACTGA
- a CDS encoding carotenoid oxygenase family protein, with amino-acid sequence MRVNVAGRMRSTLPAADDHPYRTGPWRPQHTEYDAEDLDVIGAIPADLAGVYLRNTENPVHDAIGNYHPFDGDGMLHMIEFADGAARYRNRFVRTVGLAAENAAGGPLWAGLAEPPARSRRADGWGARTRMKDASSTDVVVHAGVAKTSFYQCGDLYRVDVRTLETLGRETWGGRFPAAGVSAHTKVDEHTGELLFFNYSTQAPYLHYGVVDADDRLVHYTDVPLPGPRLPHDMAFTERYAILNDCPLFWDSELMAKGLYAVRFHPELPTRFAILPRRGGAGDVRWFEAAPTYVLHWINAYEEGDEVVLDGFFQRTPLPSLRGATTYYERIGRFLSLDQMQPRAHRWRFNLATGATREEDLSDRVMEFGMINGRHGGRPYRYAYNMTAPPGRFLFDGLVKHDLRTGREEHVAFGDGIFGSETPLAPRSGGSAEDDGYLVTFVTDMNADRSQCWIFAAQDLGAGPIARVALPERISSGTHACWAPATALRP; translated from the coding sequence ATGCGCGTGAACGTGGCCGGGCGCATGCGCTCGACGCTGCCGGCGGCGGACGACCATCCCTACCGGACCGGGCCGTGGCGGCCGCAGCACACCGAGTACGACGCCGAGGACCTCGACGTCATCGGCGCCATCCCCGCCGATCTCGCCGGCGTCTACCTGCGCAACACCGAGAATCCCGTCCACGACGCGATCGGCAACTACCACCCGTTCGACGGCGACGGCATGCTGCACATGATCGAATTCGCCGACGGCGCGGCGCGCTACCGCAACCGCTTCGTGCGCACCGTCGGCCTGGCGGCGGAGAACGCGGCCGGCGGCCCGCTGTGGGCCGGGCTCGCCGAGCCGCCGGCGCGCTCGCGGCGCGCCGATGGCTGGGGCGCGCGCACGCGCATGAAGGACGCCTCGAGCACCGACGTGGTGGTGCACGCCGGCGTCGCCAAGACCAGCTTCTACCAGTGCGGCGACCTCTACCGCGTCGACGTCCGCACGCTCGAGACCCTCGGGCGCGAGACCTGGGGCGGCCGCTTCCCGGCCGCCGGCGTCTCGGCCCACACCAAGGTCGACGAGCACACCGGCGAGCTCCTCTTCTTCAACTACTCGACGCAGGCGCCGTACCTGCACTACGGCGTCGTCGACGCCGACGACCGTCTGGTGCACTACACCGACGTCCCCCTGCCCGGCCCGCGCCTGCCGCACGACATGGCGTTCACCGAGCGCTACGCGATCCTCAACGACTGCCCGCTCTTCTGGGATTCGGAGCTGATGGCCAAGGGCCTCTACGCGGTGCGCTTCCACCCCGAGCTGCCGACCCGCTTCGCCATCCTGCCGCGCCGCGGCGGCGCCGGCGACGTGCGCTGGTTCGAGGCCGCGCCGACCTACGTCCTGCACTGGATCAACGCCTACGAGGAGGGCGACGAGGTCGTCCTCGACGGCTTCTTCCAGCGCACGCCGCTGCCCTCCCTGCGCGGCGCCACCACCTATTACGAGCGCATCGGCCGCTTCCTGTCGCTCGACCAGATGCAGCCGCGCGCCCACCGCTGGCGCTTCAATCTCGCCACCGGCGCGACCCGCGAGGAGGATCTCTCCGATCGCGTCATGGAGTTCGGCATGATCAACGGCCGCCACGGCGGCCGGCCCTATCGCTACGCCTACAACATGACCGCGCCGCCCGGCCGCTTCCTCTTCGACGGCCTGGTGAAGCACGATCTGCGGACCGGGCGCGAGGAGCACGTCGCCTTCGGCGACGGCATCTTCGGCAGCGAAACGCCGCTGGCGCCGCGCTCCGGCGGCAGCGCCGAGGACGACGGCTATCTCGTCACCTTCGTCACCGACATGAACGCCGATCGCTCGCAGTGCTGGATCTTCGCCGCCCAGGACCTCGGCGCCGGCCCGATCGCCAGGGTCGCGCTGCCCGAGCGCATCAGCAGCGGCACGCATGCCTGCTGGGCGCCGGCGACGGCCCTGCGGCCGTGA